The genomic DNA TTCAAGGGAAAGGTCTAAATTAGACCTTTCCTATTGCTGTTTTACGGGTGTAGCTCAATTGGTAGAGTAGTGGTCTCCAAAACCATTGGTTGGGAGTTCGAGTCTCTCCACCCGTGCAATAAATATTAAATGAAATGGCAAAATTTGTCGAATACATAAAAGAATCAGCTGACGACTTAATGAATAAAGTCTCTTGGCCTACATGGAAAGAGCTACAAAGTAGCTCAATTGTAGTTGCAATTGCTTCATTAATCATTGCACTAATAGTTTATGTTATGGATTTAAGTTTCCGTAATATTCTAGAAGTGTTATATGACTTATTTTAAAAATTGACATGGCAGATAAACACTGGTACGTAGTAAGAGCAATAGGCGGACAAGAAAAAAAAGTTTGCACATATATTGAAAACGAAATCTCAAGATTAAATCTCTCTGATTTTGTTTCTCAAATTCTTGTGCCTACTGAAAAAGTTTTTCAAATAAGAAATGGTAAAAAAGTCAGTAAAGAAAGAAATTTCTTTCCTGGATATATTCTTGTTGAAGCCAATCTTGTCGGTGAAGTTCCTCACATCATCAAATCTGTACCTGGTGTCATAGGTTTTCTTGGTGCTACCAAAGGCGGTGAGCCTGTACCAATGAGAACATCTGAAGTGAATAGAATACTTGGTAAAGTTGATGAGTTGGCTATCACTGACGAAGAAATAGTGATACCTTACGTAGTGGGTGAGTCAGTGAAAGTAATTGACGGACCATTTAACTCTTTCAGTGGTTTCATTGAAGAGATAGATGAACAAAAGAAAAAATTAAAAGTTACAGTAAAAATATTTGGTCGTAAAACTCCTGTTGAATTGAGTTTTATGCAAGTTGAAAAAGAATAAATATTTAAACAACCGATTTTATTTTGTTGAAACATTAATGCTTCCAACTTTCAATAGAATAATATCTTAAACAAACTTAAGTAATGGCTAAAGAAGTAAGTAAAATAGTAAAATTACAGGTTAGAGGGGGCGCAGCTAATCCTTCACCACCAGTAGGTCCTGCACTAGGTGCCGCTGGGGTAAACATCATGGAGTTCTGTAAGCAGTTTAATGCTAGAACTCAAGAAAAGCAAGGGAAAATTGTTCCTGTTGTTATCACTGTTTTTGCTGACAAATCTTTTGAATTTGTTATCAAAACTGCACCGGCAGCAGTACAATTGTTGGAAGCATCTAAAAAGAAAAAAGGTTCTGGTGAACCTAATAGAACTAAAGTAGGTTCTGTAAGCTGGGATCAAATCAAAACCATAGCTGAGGATAAAATGGCAGATTTAAATGCCTTTTCAGTAGATTCAGCTATGATGATGATAGCTGGTACAGCAAGAAGTATGGGTTTAACAGTTAAAGGTGGTACTGCACCACAAAAAAAATAAGGATATGGCTAGAGTTAGTAAAAATACGAAAGAAGCTTCAGCTCTTATAGATAAGGCTACTGCTTACACTCTTACTGATGCAGCTGGTTTAATGAAATCTATTTCTAAAACTAAGTTTGATGCATCTGTAGATATCGCTGTAAAATTGGGTGTTGACCCTAAACAAGCTAATCAGATGGTCAGAGGTGTTGTTACACTTCCACATGGTACAGGAAAAGATGTAAAAGTCTTAGCTCTGGTATCTGCTGACAAAGAAGCTGAAGCTAAAGAAGCTGGCGCTGATTTTGTTGGTCTTGAAGATTACATTGAAAAATTAAAAGGTGGTTGGACTGATGTCGACGTTATTATAACAATGCCTTCGGTAATGGGTAAATTGGGTGCTCTAGGTCGTGTTTTAGGACCAAGAGGTTTAATGCCTAACCCTAAGACTGGAACTGTTACTATGGAAATAGGCAAAGCGGTTTCTGATGTTAAAAAAGGTAAAATCGATTTCAAAGTTGATAAATTTGGTATCATCCACTGTGCAATTGGTAAAGCCTCATTCGATTCGTCAAAATTAGTTGACAACGCTAATGAGTTATTACAAACTATTTTGAAACTTAAACCATCGTCCTCAAAAGGCACATACATGCAAAGCGTATACATGTCATCGACGATGAGCCCAAGTATTCGAATTGATGAAAAATCTATCTAAATCAGTTATTAGTTATGACAAGAGAAGAAAAAAATAAAGCAATTGATGAGCTAAGTGCTCAACTAGTCGAAAATAAAAACTTTTATCTTACTGATATTGCTGGTTTAAATGCTGCAAGTAACAGTGACTTAAGACGTTTATGCTACAAGAGTGATGTCCAAATCCAAGTGATTAAAAACACATTACTTAGAAAAGCAATGGAGAAAAATGACATTGATTTTGCTCAAATGTATGATTCTTTAAAAGGAAATACAGCAATTATGTTTGCAGAGTCAACAAACGCTCCAGCAAAAATTATTAAAGAATTCAGAAAGAAACAAGATAAGCCGCTTTTAAAATCGGCATTTATTGAAGAAAGCTTCTATTTCGGAGACGATCAAGTTGAGGTATTATGCTCACTTAAATCGAAAGACGAATTGATTGGAGAAATTATTACTCTACTACAATCGCCACCGAAAACGGTTATTTCTTCACTGCAATCAGCAGGTGGAAAACTTTCTGGAATTTTAAAAACTTTATCTGAGAGATCAGAATAATAATCTTAGTGATTACGCACCACTAATTTTTTAATGCTTCCACATTAAATAAAATGTATAACAATTAAACTAAATTAAACATGGCAGATTTAAAAGCTTTCGCAGAACAGTTAGTAAACTTGACTGTAAAAGAAGTAAGTGAATTAGCTGATATCTTAAAAGACGAGTATGGAATAGAGCCTGCAGCTGCTGCTGTAGCTGTTGCTGGACCTGCTGCTGGAGGTGGCGGAGACGCTGCTGAAGAGAAATCAGAATTCGATGTAATCTTAAAAGCCGCTGGAGGATCTAAGTTAGCTGTTGTAAAACTTGTAAAAGAGTTGACAGGTCTTGGTCTTAAAGAAGCTAAAGATATTGTAGACGGTGCACCAGCTCCAATTAAAGAAGGTGTATCTAAAGACGAAGCTGAAGCATTAAAAACCCAACTAGAGGGTGCTGGTGCTGAAGTGGAACTTAAATAAGTTTACATTACCATCCTTAATGGTTTAGGCTTTAAACACCCGTTTAAAGCTTAAACCCTTTTGTGTTTACAAACGATTTATTTTTTTAACAAAAACATATACCAAGTTGGCTTCAAATAAAACTACCAATAGAATCAATTTTGCATCTATCAAAAATCAGCTTAATTATCCTGATTTTTTAGATATTCAAATAGGTGCTTTCAAAGACTTTTTCCAAATCGGTGTTTCTGCTGATACAAGAAAAGAAGAAGGTTTATGGCAAGTGTTCAATGATCATTTTCCAATCTCTGATTCGAGAAATAACTTCGTATTAGAGTTCATTGATTACAACATTGATCCACCGAGATACTCAATTAAAGAGTGTATCGAAAGAGGTTTAACCTACAAAGTTCCTCTAAAAGCAAAACTTAAATTATACTGTACAGATCCTGATCATGAGGACTTTGAAACTATCGAACAAGAAGTGTTCTTAGGTTCAGTCCCTTATGTTACTCCTAAAGGATCTTTTGTAATAAACGGTGCTGAACGAGTGGTAGTTTCTCAGTTACACCGTTCTCCAGGCGTTTTCTTTGGACATAGTTTCCACGCCAACGGAGCAAAATTATACTCAGCAAGAGTTATACCTTTCAAAGGTTCATGGATAGAATTTGCAACTGACATACATAATGTGATGTATGCC from Flavobacteriales bacterium includes the following:
- the secE gene encoding preprotein translocase subunit SecE, with translation MAKFVEYIKESADDLMNKVSWPTWKELQSSSIVVAIASLIIALIVYVMDLSFRNILEVLYDLF
- the nusG gene encoding transcription termination/antitermination protein NusG → MADKHWYVVRAIGGQEKKVCTYIENEISRLNLSDFVSQILVPTEKVFQIRNGKKVSKERNFFPGYILVEANLVGEVPHIIKSVPGVIGFLGATKGGEPVPMRTSEVNRILGKVDELAITDEEIVIPYVVGESVKVIDGPFNSFSGFIEEIDEQKKKLKVTVKIFGRKTPVELSFMQVEKE
- the rplK gene encoding 50S ribosomal protein L11 encodes the protein MAKEVSKIVKLQVRGGAANPSPPVGPALGAAGVNIMEFCKQFNARTQEKQGKIVPVVITVFADKSFEFVIKTAPAAVQLLEASKKKKGSGEPNRTKVGSVSWDQIKTIAEDKMADLNAFSVDSAMMMIAGTARSMGLTVKGGTAPQKK
- the rplA gene encoding 50S ribosomal protein L1, whose product is MARVSKNTKEASALIDKATAYTLTDAAGLMKSISKTKFDASVDIAVKLGVDPKQANQMVRGVVTLPHGTGKDVKVLALVSADKEAEAKEAGADFVGLEDYIEKLKGGWTDVDVIITMPSVMGKLGALGRVLGPRGLMPNPKTGTVTMEIGKAVSDVKKGKIDFKVDKFGIIHCAIGKASFDSSKLVDNANELLQTILKLKPSSSKGTYMQSVYMSSTMSPSIRIDEKSI
- the rplJ gene encoding 50S ribosomal protein L10, which translates into the protein MTREEKNKAIDELSAQLVENKNFYLTDIAGLNAASNSDLRRLCYKSDVQIQVIKNTLLRKAMEKNDIDFAQMYDSLKGNTAIMFAESTNAPAKIIKEFRKKQDKPLLKSAFIEESFYFGDDQVEVLCSLKSKDELIGEIITLLQSPPKTVISSLQSAGGKLSGILKTLSERSE
- the rplL gene encoding 50S ribosomal protein L7/L12 → MADLKAFAEQLVNLTVKEVSELADILKDEYGIEPAAAAVAVAGPAAGGGGDAAEEKSEFDVILKAAGGSKLAVVKLVKELTGLGLKEAKDIVDGAPAPIKEGVSKDEAEALKTQLEGAGAEVELK